The sequence below is a genomic window from Cryobacterium arcticum.
AAATCCCGACTTCCCCCAACCTGTGGATAACTTGGCCGTCTGCCGCGTAATCCTGCGGCGTTTCAGGGCAGCGCCCTGTTGACAACCGGTGGAATGTCGGTGGATAAGTACATAATTGTAATTCCCGCATGTAGTGGCCGTTCCCATTGTGGATCACTAGATGTAGTATTGAAGTCCAAGCAATCGCACAACGCCTGAAACTGAACTTCGCACCTCACGGGTGCATTTCCACCACATTTCCATCACGTCTTCACCACGGTTTTTGCTCAGCTTTGCCCACGGTCCTGAACGACGAGAACGATACGAGAGGCCTCTCCATGGCAATCACCGTTTACACCAAGCCGTCCTGCGTGCAGTGCACCGCCACCTACCGCGCCCTGGACAACAAGGGCATCGAGTACAACATCCTCGACCTGTCGGCCGACGAGAACGCACTCGAAGCCGTCAAGGCGCTCGGTTACCTGCAGGCGCCCGTCGTCATCACCGACGAGGACCACTGGTCGGGCTTCCGCCCCGACAAGATCAACGAGCTCGCCGCCCGCCTGGCGTAGCGATCACCGCGCCTGGGGGGCGCCGCCCGCCGAATGCCCGATGAGGGTACTCGCACAACTCGCACGAAAAGGGGACCCATGCTGCTTCAGGCTGATTCCACTCGCGAGTCCACCGCCGAAAGCGCCGGCTCCGCCGCGGTCGACATCATCTATTTCTCGAGCCTCTCCGGCAACACCAAACGGTTCGTCGAGAAGCTCGGGCGGCCGGCCGCCCGCATCCCGCTCTACCCCAAGGATGCGC
It includes:
- the nrdH gene encoding glutaredoxin-like protein NrdH gives rise to the protein MAITVYTKPSCVQCTATYRALDNKGIEYNILDLSADENALEAVKALGYLQAPVVITDEDHWSGFRPDKINELAARLA